Proteins co-encoded in one Rhodococcus sp. PAMC28707 genomic window:
- a CDS encoding primary-amine oxidase, translated as MTLLDTTLDSATVTHPLSTLTADEIDIARTVLVDGGAVGASTRFVYMALEEPDKAVVHAFTADSAIERRLRVLLLDRATGVGTDYIVSVTSREIIEQTSLDAGNDGHVPILDAEFEDIEAFMLDSRDWLAAMSKRSIDPAKVRAVPLSAGVFGHEDEVGHRIVRVLAFFQEDEADLPWAHPIDGVVAYVDLTERKVVNVVDEMELPVPAERGEWNAAPHASPTRTDLKPIEITQPDGASFTVDGNEICWADWKFKFGFDVREGLTLHQLSFNDDGTERPVIYRASIAEMVVPYADPSPVRYWQNYFDQGEYLFGRYTNALELGCDCLGEIKYFDVTVADEMGHPKLMKNAICLHEEDYGILWKHTDMFNGMTETRRSRRLVISFFLTIGNYDYGFYWYLYLDGTIEFEAKATGIVFTSAYRGAEGFSTEMAPGLGAPFHQHLFSARLDMEVDGQTNTVTEVDAVPIPMGPDNPWGNAFRPQKTTITSESNGQRLADNSKARVWHITNPEKKNRLGQDVGYALHPEGQPVLLADPSSSIAGRAAFATKHLWVTPYDKKERYPAGDFVNQHPGDSGLPTFVAGDRNVEAQDLVLWHTFGLTHFPRPEDWPVMPVDYAGFKLKPVGFFGRNPALNVPASTAKHCCSDE; from the coding sequence ATGACACTCCTTGACACCACCTTGGACAGCGCGACGGTGACACACCCGCTCAGTACCCTGACAGCCGACGAGATCGACATAGCCCGTACGGTTCTCGTCGATGGCGGAGCAGTTGGTGCGTCCACACGGTTTGTGTACATGGCACTCGAAGAGCCCGACAAAGCTGTCGTGCACGCATTCACCGCCGACTCGGCGATCGAACGGCGCCTACGAGTACTGCTGCTCGATCGAGCCACCGGCGTCGGAACCGACTACATCGTCTCGGTCACAAGCCGTGAGATCATCGAACAGACCTCCCTCGATGCAGGAAACGACGGCCATGTGCCCATCCTCGATGCCGAGTTCGAGGACATCGAAGCTTTCATGCTCGACAGTCGAGATTGGCTGGCTGCGATGAGTAAGCGCAGTATCGACCCGGCCAAGGTTCGAGCAGTACCGCTGTCGGCGGGCGTATTCGGACACGAGGACGAGGTCGGTCATCGCATCGTTCGGGTTCTGGCTTTCTTCCAGGAAGACGAAGCGGATCTGCCCTGGGCACATCCCATCGACGGTGTAGTGGCCTACGTGGATCTGACCGAACGCAAGGTCGTCAACGTCGTCGACGAGATGGAACTTCCCGTCCCCGCCGAGCGAGGAGAGTGGAACGCCGCGCCACATGCCTCTCCCACCCGGACCGACCTGAAACCGATCGAGATCACTCAGCCCGACGGTGCAAGTTTTACCGTCGATGGCAATGAGATCTGCTGGGCCGATTGGAAGTTCAAGTTCGGATTCGACGTGCGTGAAGGCCTGACATTGCACCAGCTGTCCTTCAACGACGACGGAACCGAACGGCCGGTCATCTATCGAGCATCCATCGCTGAAATGGTGGTGCCCTATGCAGACCCGTCGCCAGTGCGGTACTGGCAGAACTACTTCGATCAGGGCGAGTACCTGTTCGGTCGGTACACCAACGCCCTCGAACTCGGTTGCGACTGTCTCGGTGAAATCAAGTACTTCGATGTTACTGTCGCGGACGAGATGGGCCACCCGAAGCTGATGAAAAATGCCATCTGCCTTCACGAGGAGGACTACGGAATCCTCTGGAAGCACACGGATATGTTCAATGGCATGACCGAGACACGACGTTCGCGCCGGCTTGTCATCTCGTTCTTCCTCACAATCGGCAACTACGACTACGGCTTCTATTGGTACCTGTACCTCGACGGCACCATCGAATTCGAAGCCAAGGCCACCGGCATCGTCTTCACCTCCGCCTATCGCGGTGCAGAAGGATTCTCTACCGAGATGGCACCTGGACTCGGCGCTCCGTTCCACCAACACCTGTTCTCCGCCCGACTCGACATGGAGGTCGACGGACAGACGAACACTGTCACCGAGGTCGACGCCGTCCCGATACCGATGGGACCGGACAACCCGTGGGGCAACGCCTTCCGCCCACAGAAGACCACGATCACCAGTGAGTCCAACGGACAGCGACTGGCTGATAATTCCAAAGCCCGGGTATGGCACATCACCAACCCGGAAAAGAAGAACCGCCTCGGCCAAGACGTCGGTTACGCGCTACATCCCGAAGGTCAGCCGGTGCTTCTGGCCGACCCGTCGAGTTCGATCGCTGGACGTGCCGCTTTCGCGACCAAGCACTTGTGGGTCACGCCCTACGACAAGAAAGAGCGCTACCCCGCAGGCGATTTCGTCAATCAGCACCCCGGCGACAGTGGGCTTCCTACGTTCGTCGCAGGTGACCGCAACGTGGAGGCACAGGATCTTGTCCTGTGGCACACGTTCGGGCTCACACACTTCCCCCGCCCGGAGGACTGGCCCGTCATGCCCGTCGACTACGCCGGATTCAAGCTCAAGCCGGTCGGGTTCTTCGGTCGCAACCCCGCCCTGAACGTGCCAGCGTCCACGGCGAAGCATTGCTGCTCGGACGAGTGA
- a CDS encoding SDR family oxidoreductase, producing MTDLAFRPARGVLVTGASRGIGRAVAQAFAERGDRVAVHYRTGREEAEETLRQLPGEGHALVQGDLADPQAALSLVSEAIAGVGGALDVLVCNAAVAPSERNRHSVAETSYDEWVSSWRTMVDVNLLGAANVTWAVANHLIERQAPGAIVNVGSRGAFRGEPEHPAYGAGKAALHAFGQSMALALAPHRISVTSVAPGFIATERQHTKLEGPTGDAIRDQSPFGRVGTPEDVAAGVVYLASPEAMWSSGTVLDINGASYLRS from the coding sequence ATGACAGACCTTGCATTCCGTCCGGCCAGAGGCGTGTTGGTGACAGGCGCTTCGCGGGGCATCGGACGCGCCGTCGCGCAGGCGTTCGCCGAGCGTGGCGATCGCGTCGCCGTGCATTATCGGACAGGCAGGGAAGAGGCCGAGGAGACACTCCGGCAGCTTCCCGGCGAGGGGCATGCGCTCGTGCAGGGCGACCTGGCGGATCCTCAGGCTGCGCTGTCACTCGTCTCGGAGGCGATCGCGGGTGTCGGCGGAGCACTGGACGTTTTGGTGTGCAACGCGGCTGTGGCGCCGTCGGAGCGCAACCGTCACTCGGTGGCGGAGACGTCGTACGACGAGTGGGTATCGAGTTGGAGAACCATGGTCGACGTCAACCTACTGGGTGCAGCCAACGTGACCTGGGCTGTGGCCAACCACCTGATAGAGCGACAAGCGCCGGGAGCGATCGTGAATGTGGGCTCGCGAGGTGCGTTTCGGGGTGAGCCCGAGCACCCGGCGTACGGCGCTGGTAAGGCGGCCTTGCATGCGTTCGGGCAGTCGATGGCGTTGGCGTTGGCTCCGCATCGAATCAGCGTGACCTCGGTGGCGCCCGGCTTCATCGCCACCGAGCGACAGCACACCAAGCTGGAAGGCCCGACGGGAGATGCGATCCGTGACCAGAGCCCGTTCGGCCGCGTCGGAACCCCCGAGGACGTCGCAGCCGGTGTCGTCTACCTTGCCTCACCCGAAGCCATGTGGTCCTCGGGCACGGTCCTCGACATCAACGGTGCGTCGTACCTGCGGTCATGA
- a CDS encoding long-chain-fatty-acid--CoA ligase, with protein MPTIGSALTTSAQRCPDRTALVYGDTRRTYRELDAEVNRAAHALAKVGLTKGDRFALMAGNSDRFVIAFYAAVKLGAVVVPINPRSAPPELRYLLEDSGATVLAFDSTVAAVVHEMTEASPNDDAQVLLLALGVVEGYPSLAELAEQETTEHPDMQVLETDDSLILYTSGTTGKPKGALFDHHRTIWVGVSITSLFGITDGDRLLHVAPLYHAAELTMMLIPGTMVGATHVILPAFDPAAVLEVFESEKITGFFGVPTMYQLLLRQPDLGKRDLSSWRTGIFGAAPMPAAAVERLLEALPQVELYQACGQTEGGPGGIYSRPAEVRAKPSASGRSSLLATVVRVVDPEGKDVPAGSTGELIMQGETVMKGYWNKPAETADAIRDGWLHTGDLANVDSDGYITLVDRMKDMIITGGRNVYSVEVESALAGLAGVADCAVVGRKNEEYGETIVAIVTPLPGCEITLEDLREGASKLISNYKLPRELVIAEIPRNPSGKILKHKLRDRLTETFTSDPVSAPST; from the coding sequence ATGCCGACAATTGGGAGTGCCCTCACGACAAGTGCACAGCGGTGCCCGGACCGGACCGCTCTGGTCTACGGCGACACCAGGCGCACCTACAGAGAGCTCGACGCCGAGGTGAATCGGGCTGCGCACGCACTCGCGAAAGTTGGGTTGACCAAGGGTGACCGATTCGCCTTGATGGCAGGCAATTCCGATCGGTTCGTGATCGCGTTCTACGCCGCCGTGAAGCTCGGTGCTGTCGTAGTGCCGATCAATCCCAGATCGGCTCCACCCGAGCTGCGGTATCTGCTCGAGGACTCCGGTGCCACGGTTCTTGCCTTCGACTCGACGGTCGCCGCTGTGGTGCACGAGATGACGGAAGCATCGCCCAACGATGACGCACAGGTCCTGCTCCTGGCGCTCGGTGTGGTCGAGGGCTATCCGAGTCTCGCCGAGTTGGCAGAGCAGGAAACCACTGAGCACCCTGACATGCAGGTTCTGGAGACCGACGATTCGCTGATCCTCTATACCTCGGGCACCACGGGTAAGCCGAAGGGTGCGCTTTTCGATCATCATCGGACCATTTGGGTCGGTGTGAGCATCACGAGCTTGTTCGGGATCACGGACGGGGATCGATTGCTCCACGTCGCGCCGCTCTACCATGCCGCGGAGCTGACGATGATGTTGATTCCAGGGACGATGGTGGGGGCTACTCACGTCATCCTTCCTGCGTTCGATCCCGCCGCGGTACTGGAGGTGTTCGAGTCCGAAAAGATCACCGGATTCTTCGGCGTCCCGACGATGTACCAGCTTCTGCTTCGGCAACCTGATCTTGGCAAACGCGACTTGTCCTCTTGGCGCACAGGTATCTTCGGTGCGGCACCGATGCCCGCAGCTGCAGTCGAACGCCTGCTGGAAGCCCTACCTCAGGTCGAGCTGTATCAAGCATGCGGACAGACCGAGGGTGGTCCGGGCGGGATTTACAGTCGACCGGCAGAAGTGAGGGCCAAGCCTTCGGCGAGTGGACGGTCGAGTTTACTGGCTACCGTTGTGCGCGTAGTGGATCCAGAAGGCAAGGACGTTCCTGCAGGCTCCACCGGTGAGCTGATCATGCAGGGCGAAACGGTCATGAAGGGTTACTGGAACAAGCCTGCGGAGACCGCAGATGCAATTCGAGACGGGTGGCTGCACACCGGGGACCTCGCCAATGTCGACAGCGACGGCTACATCACCCTGGTCGACCGCATGAAGGACATGATCATCACGGGTGGTCGCAATGTTTACTCCGTCGAGGTCGAGAGTGCACTCGCAGGACTCGCCGGCGTAGCCGACTGCGCGGTGGTGGGCCGGAAGAACGAAGAGTACGGCGAAACTATCGTCGCAATCGTCACCCCCTTGCCTGGCTGCGAAATTACCCTGGAGGACCTTCGGGAGGGGGCAAGCAAGCTGATCTCGAATTACAAGCTTCCACGCGAACTGGTGATCGCCGAGATCCCACGTAATCCATCGGGGAAGATCCTCAAGCACAAACTGCGTGACCGATTGACCGAGACCTTCACGAGTGATCCGGTATCGGCACCGTCGACGTGA
- a CDS encoding TetR/AcrR family transcriptional regulator, producing MSTTRAGAASVGTRRPRDRKAQILGVAADQFGNVGYNNASIAAIAAAVGITPGALYRHFRNKEAMLIELTFEGSDRFVETLSDDSLDFAATMTRLVALAVSRRGIGILWQREARNLPRVERMELRRRLRYCHLRVSTVIAAHRETLDPDSCQLLAHAVLTVLLSPSYHRAQVPDDRFTAALHGIVSRIADTRLESDESAGSLPSGAGLSPQHTRRSRRELLLVEAAGLFAEHGFHAVTMDDIGQAAGMTGPSIYNHFAKKDEILLAALNRGADLLDAGLNSALTQAHSASDALHLALLSYIDVMTNHPALITIVVNETASLADPLRHRLRSRQREYVDEWVHLLGTMHPDVDGEELRAIALAAITTVNILVNSPEVSERPHLVAELSIIGDRIMDISPPTSA from the coding sequence ATGAGCACAACCCGGGCCGGTGCCGCAAGCGTGGGTACCCGTCGCCCTCGTGACCGCAAGGCGCAGATACTCGGCGTCGCTGCGGATCAATTCGGCAACGTCGGCTACAACAACGCGAGCATCGCCGCAATCGCCGCTGCAGTCGGCATCACCCCGGGAGCGCTGTACCGCCACTTCCGAAACAAGGAGGCCATGCTCATCGAGCTGACCTTCGAAGGATCCGACCGGTTCGTCGAGACACTCAGCGACGACAGCCTCGACTTTGCAGCCACGATGACACGGCTTGTCGCGTTGGCCGTGTCTCGTCGCGGAATCGGTATTTTATGGCAGCGCGAAGCCCGCAACCTCCCACGAGTCGAACGCATGGAGTTGAGACGCCGACTGCGCTACTGCCACCTGAGGGTCAGCACTGTGATCGCTGCCCACCGGGAAACCCTCGATCCCGACAGCTGCCAGCTTCTCGCGCACGCCGTACTGACAGTTCTTCTCAGTCCCTCTTATCACCGTGCACAGGTCCCGGACGATCGGTTTACCGCTGCGTTGCACGGCATAGTGAGCAGGATCGCCGACACGCGTTTGGAGTCCGATGAATCCGCCGGGTCGCTGCCCAGCGGGGCCGGCCTCTCCCCGCAGCACACGCGAAGGTCTCGGCGAGAACTCCTACTCGTCGAAGCGGCCGGACTGTTCGCCGAACACGGTTTCCACGCCGTCACGATGGATGACATCGGGCAAGCAGCCGGGATGACCGGCCCGAGTATCTACAACCATTTCGCCAAAAAGGACGAGATACTGCTCGCGGCACTGAATCGCGGTGCGGACCTACTGGACGCTGGCCTCAACAGCGCTCTTACGCAGGCGCATTCGGCATCCGACGCCCTGCATCTCGCCCTACTCTCGTACATCGACGTCATGACGAACCACCCTGCCCTGATCACCATCGTGGTCAACGAGACCGCGAGTCTGGCCGACCCCCTCCGCCACCGACTGCGTTCCCGTCAACGCGAGTACGTCGACGAGTGGGTTCACCTTCTCGGGACCATGCATCCAGACGTGGACGGCGAAGAATTGCGTGCGATTGCTCTCGCTGCGATCACCACGGTCAATATCCTGGTGAACAGCCCTGAAGTATCCGAGAGGCCTCACCTCGTGGCGGAACTATCCATCATCGGTGACCGGATCATGGACATCAGTCCACCCACGAGTGCCTGA
- a CDS encoding acyl-CoA dehydrogenase family protein produces the protein MGTAQYRSSWIDDDIVALKDMATKFFEAELLPNQERFADQKSVDRDVWNKAGNLGLLCASIPEQYGGGGGTYAHDFAIFDAQYRLGDTSFGNMVHSGIVAHYILAYGSEEQKQRWLPKMASGELVGAIAMSEPGAGSDLKMLRTNAVHDGDEYVINGAKTFISNGKHADLVIVAAKTDLSAGAKGVSLIVVETADVDGYRVGRVLDKIGMKGQDTAELFFEDVRVPAENLLGDEGAGFGYLMKQLPHERLVIGVCAAAATEAAVAITVQYTKDRSAFGGPLFDMQNTRFQLADCATLARVSRVFVDNCIERHLRGELDSTTASMAKAYTTDVQGRVVDKCLQLFGGYGYMAEYQIARMYADARVQRIYGGSNEVMKDLIARSL, from the coding sequence ATGGGCACAGCACAATACCGATCATCGTGGATCGACGACGACATAGTCGCCTTGAAAGACATGGCCACGAAGTTTTTCGAAGCCGAACTCCTACCGAACCAGGAGCGGTTCGCAGATCAGAAGTCTGTCGACCGAGACGTGTGGAACAAAGCCGGCAATCTCGGTCTGCTGTGTGCATCGATTCCGGAGCAATACGGCGGAGGTGGAGGCACCTACGCACACGATTTTGCTATTTTCGACGCGCAGTACCGTCTGGGCGACACCAGCTTCGGCAACATGGTCCACAGTGGCATCGTCGCGCATTACATACTCGCTTACGGGAGCGAGGAACAGAAGCAACGATGGCTGCCCAAGATGGCATCAGGCGAGCTCGTCGGTGCCATCGCGATGAGCGAGCCGGGCGCAGGATCCGATCTGAAAATGTTGCGTACCAATGCAGTTCACGATGGTGACGAATACGTGATCAACGGTGCGAAAACGTTCATCTCCAACGGAAAACACGCAGATCTCGTCATCGTCGCAGCCAAGACGGATCTCTCTGCCGGCGCCAAGGGCGTCTCGCTGATCGTGGTGGAGACAGCTGACGTCGACGGTTACCGAGTGGGCCGCGTACTCGACAAGATCGGCATGAAGGGACAGGACACGGCCGAACTTTTCTTCGAGGACGTCAGGGTCCCGGCCGAGAATCTGCTCGGCGACGAGGGCGCAGGTTTCGGCTATCTGATGAAGCAACTCCCACACGAACGACTGGTCATCGGAGTGTGTGCCGCAGCCGCCACCGAGGCTGCCGTCGCGATCACGGTGCAGTACACCAAGGATCGTTCGGCGTTCGGTGGACCACTGTTCGATATGCAGAACACGCGCTTCCAGTTGGCGGACTGCGCAACTCTTGCCAGAGTGTCGAGAGTGTTCGTCGACAACTGCATCGAACGCCATCTACGTGGTGAACTCGACAGCACCACAGCGTCGATGGCTAAGGCGTACACGACCGATGTTCAAGGCCGAGTCGTAGACAAATGTCTTCAATTGTTCGGTGGCTACGGGTACATGGCCGAGTACCAGATCGCTCGGATGTACGCGGATGCTCGGGTTCAACGTATTTATGGCGGCTCGAACGAAGTAATGAAAGATCTGATCGCCCGTTCACTGTGA
- a CDS encoding SDR family oxidoreductase yields MGTLDNKVAIVSGSGRGIGREIALKLAREGAKVVVNDLDAEPADETVAAIETAGGLAVACAGSVTEDGFAERFVQTAVDSFGGLDIIVNNAGYTWDSVIQKMTDEQWDAILDVHLKAPFRILRAAQPVIAAAVKKAKAAGEPIPCRKVVNISSLAGTGGNPGQANYSSAKAGVTGLTKTLAKEWGRYNVTVNTVAFGFIKTRLTEASADGQATIDVQGKEIKVGVNPDLMTAMEQMIPLGRAGAPSEAAGAVYLFCTPESDYVSAQTLVCGGGFNF; encoded by the coding sequence ATGGGAACTCTAGACAACAAGGTCGCGATCGTCTCTGGATCCGGCCGTGGGATCGGTCGGGAGATCGCACTCAAACTCGCCCGAGAGGGCGCGAAGGTGGTCGTCAACGACCTCGATGCGGAACCGGCCGATGAGACCGTTGCTGCGATCGAGACCGCCGGCGGTCTCGCCGTCGCGTGCGCCGGAAGTGTCACCGAAGACGGTTTTGCCGAGCGTTTCGTACAGACCGCCGTCGATTCTTTCGGCGGACTCGACATCATCGTCAACAATGCGGGCTACACCTGGGATTCGGTGATCCAGAAGATGACCGACGAGCAGTGGGATGCGATTCTCGACGTGCACCTCAAGGCTCCTTTTCGTATTCTGCGCGCCGCACAGCCCGTCATCGCGGCCGCAGTCAAGAAGGCCAAAGCTGCGGGTGAACCCATCCCATGTCGCAAGGTCGTCAACATCTCTTCTCTCGCTGGAACCGGCGGCAACCCAGGCCAGGCCAACTACTCTTCGGCAAAGGCCGGTGTCACTGGGCTGACCAAGACGTTGGCGAAGGAATGGGGCCGCTACAACGTCACCGTGAACACTGTTGCATTCGGCTTCATCAAGACCCGCCTCACCGAAGCGTCGGCAGATGGCCAAGCCACGATCGATGTTCAAGGCAAAGAGATCAAGGTCGGGGTCAATCCCGACCTGATGACCGCGATGGAACAGATGATCCCACTCGGTCGCGCCGGCGCACCGAGTGAAGCTGCAGGGGCGGTCTACTTGTTCTGCACCCCCGAATCCGATTACGTCAGCGCGCAGACCTTGGTCTGCGGCGGCGGCTTCAACTTCTAG
- a CDS encoding MaoC/PaaZ C-terminal domain-containing protein — MTPTEHIEVAAVLPTLEIGKITRTTLALFGGASGDHNPMHIDIDVAKSAGLEDVFAHGMLSMAYLGRLLTNWIPQQDIRSYQVRFASITPVLAKPTATGKVVSIDQVDGERRATVELAVTLADGTVALTGDAVVAIN, encoded by the coding sequence ATGACACCTACCGAACACATCGAGGTCGCCGCCGTGCTCCCCACGTTGGAGATCGGCAAGATCACCAGAACGACGTTGGCACTGTTCGGCGGTGCCTCGGGCGATCACAACCCCATGCACATCGACATCGACGTTGCGAAGTCGGCAGGACTCGAGGACGTCTTCGCGCACGGCATGCTTTCGATGGCATACCTGGGTCGTTTGTTGACCAATTGGATTCCGCAGCAGGACATTCGCTCGTACCAGGTGAGGTTTGCTTCCATCACGCCCGTGTTGGCCAAGCCCACTGCCACCGGCAAAGTTGTCTCGATCGATCAGGTCGACGGTGAGCGCCGTGCCACCGTCGAACTCGCCGTCACCCTCGCCGACGGCACCGTCGCACTGACCGGCGACGCAGTCGTCGCGATCAATTGA
- a CDS encoding MaoC family dehydratase N-terminal domain-containing protein, with amino-acid sequence MAVDTAVIGTEFEPVDITVDAARLRFFAKAIGETNPVYTDVEAAKAAGHKGLPVPPTFLFSIELDSPDPFAWLSDLGVDLRFVLHGEQAFTYHSIAYPGDTLTAKSTIADVYSKKGGALEFIVKDTAVTRADGSAVADLKSVLVVRNPGVGK; translated from the coding sequence ATGGCCGTCGATACCGCAGTGATCGGAACCGAGTTCGAGCCCGTCGACATCACCGTCGACGCAGCGCGGTTGCGATTCTTCGCCAAGGCCATCGGTGAGACGAACCCCGTCTATACCGACGTCGAGGCAGCCAAGGCGGCCGGGCACAAGGGTCTGCCTGTCCCGCCGACTTTCCTGTTCTCCATCGAGCTCGACAGTCCCGACCCATTCGCTTGGTTATCGGACCTCGGCGTCGATCTGCGCTTCGTCCTACACGGAGAACAAGCATTCACTTACCACTCGATCGCGTACCCGGGTGACACGTTGACTGCGAAGTCGACGATCGCCGATGTGTACTCGAAAAAGGGCGGTGCACTGGAATTCATCGTGAAAGACACCGCCGTCACCCGCGCTGATGGATCCGCCGTGGCGGACCTGAAATCTGTACTCGTCGTTCGGAACCCAGGAGTGGGCAAATGA
- a CDS encoding lipid-transfer protein: MTRRVVVAGVGMIPFATPSRSETYDVMGTTAARAALADAGVEYGAIQQAYAGYVYGDSTCGQAVVYGLGLTGIPVINVNNNCSTGSSALFLARQAVESGAVDVALAVGFEQMQRGALAMGFTDRPSPFARFDEVMDQVQERDESPFAAQMFGGAGRQYAEKYGTAPETFAKISVKSRLHAANNPYAVFKTPTSVEEVLASPHIYGTLTRLQCCPPTCGAAAAVIVSEEYAKKNGLDASIVIKAQAMTTDFSSTFDENDMTKVVGYDMSKAAAQQVYEMSGVGPEDIRVVELHDCFTANELLTYEAIGLTPEGTAEKFINDGNNTYGGQVVTNPSGGLLSKGHPLGATGLAQCAELVWQLRGQAQARQVEGDLKVALQHNIGLGGAAVVTLYEKVS, encoded by the coding sequence ATGACGCGAAGAGTAGTGGTTGCAGGCGTAGGAATGATCCCCTTCGCGACGCCGAGTCGGTCCGAGACGTACGACGTGATGGGAACGACGGCAGCGCGTGCCGCCCTCGCCGACGCGGGTGTGGAGTACGGCGCAATTCAGCAGGCCTATGCGGGCTATGTCTACGGCGATTCCACATGCGGACAGGCCGTCGTATACGGCCTCGGTCTGACCGGAATCCCAGTCATCAACGTCAACAACAACTGCTCGACCGGCTCATCGGCCCTGTTCCTCGCCCGACAGGCTGTCGAGTCGGGTGCGGTCGACGTCGCACTCGCGGTCGGCTTCGAGCAGATGCAGCGGGGTGCGCTGGCTATGGGATTCACCGATCGACCGTCGCCGTTCGCGCGGTTCGACGAAGTGATGGATCAGGTCCAGGAACGGGACGAGTCACCTTTCGCCGCTCAGATGTTCGGTGGTGCAGGTCGTCAATACGCCGAGAAGTACGGCACCGCACCCGAAACGTTTGCAAAGATTTCCGTCAAGTCCCGCCTGCACGCCGCGAACAATCCGTACGCGGTGTTCAAGACGCCGACCAGCGTCGAAGAAGTACTCGCCTCACCGCACATCTACGGCACGCTCACTCGACTGCAATGCTGCCCGCCCACCTGCGGCGCGGCGGCGGCAGTCATCGTCAGCGAGGAATACGCCAAGAAGAACGGTCTCGACGCGTCCATTGTGATCAAAGCCCAAGCGATGACGACCGACTTTTCCTCGACATTCGATGAAAACGACATGACCAAGGTCGTCGGCTACGACATGTCGAAGGCTGCGGCGCAACAGGTTTACGAAATGTCCGGCGTCGGGCCCGAAGATATTCGCGTCGTCGAATTGCACGACTGTTTCACAGCCAATGAGCTGCTCACCTATGAGGCAATCGGCCTCACCCCCGAGGGAACAGCCGAAAAGTTCATCAACGACGGCAACAACACCTACGGCGGCCAGGTTGTCACCAACCCCTCCGGTGGCCTGCTGTCCAAGGGACACCCGCTCGGTGCGACGGGTCTCGCGCAGTGTGCGGAGCTGGTGTGGCAGTTGCGCGGCCAGGCACAGGCCCGTCAGGTCGAGGGAGATCTCAAAGTGGCCTTGCAGCACAACATCGGTCTCGGCGGCGCAGCCGTGGTCACCCTCTACGAGAAGGTGAGCTGA
- a CDS encoding enoyl-CoA hydratase, with product MSQDSSAAAVTTSVENTIGYVTLTEPERRNPLSVATMRWFQQALLDLSTTPAVRVIVVRAEGPAFSAGHDLTEVVGRSLEEEREIFAVCTEMMLTIHRVHQPVIAAVQGMALAAGCQLVASCDLAIASSTARFSTPGVKIGLFCSTPMVALTRAIGRKQAMRMLLTGEMIDAATALQWGLVNEVVAPESLDTVTRSLAETIASSSAMTIGIGKEAFYQQIDLSESDAYAAMQEVMANNATTCDAQEGISAFLGKRTPHWQDR from the coding sequence ATGTCACAGGATTCGTCCGCTGCAGCCGTCACGACCTCCGTCGAAAACACCATCGGCTACGTGACATTGACCGAGCCGGAGCGTCGAAATCCGCTCTCGGTGGCAACTATGCGCTGGTTCCAACAGGCATTGCTCGATCTGTCAACGACCCCTGCCGTACGCGTGATCGTCGTTCGCGCCGAAGGACCCGCGTTCTCGGCCGGCCACGACCTGACCGAAGTGGTCGGGCGATCCCTGGAGGAGGAACGCGAGATCTTCGCCGTCTGCACGGAGATGATGCTGACCATTCACCGCGTTCACCAGCCCGTGATCGCTGCGGTGCAGGGCATGGCCCTGGCTGCCGGTTGCCAACTGGTCGCCTCCTGCGACCTCGCGATTGCCTCCTCCACCGCTCGTTTCAGCACCCCTGGTGTGAAGATCGGGTTGTTCTGCTCGACGCCGATGGTGGCCCTGACTCGAGCAATCGGGCGCAAACAGGCGATGCGGATGCTACTGACCGGAGAAATGATCGATGCGGCGACCGCCCTGCAGTGGGGGCTTGTCAACGAGGTAGTTGCCCCCGAATCCCTCGACACCGTCACCCGGTCGCTGGCCGAGACCATCGCAAGCTCGAGTGCCATGACCATCGGTATCGGCAAAGAGGCGTTCTACCAACAGATCGATCTGTCCGAGAGCGACGCCTACGCTGCGATGCAGGAAGTCATGGCGAACAATGCTACGACCTGCGATGCCCAGGAAGGCATTTCCGCGTTTCTCGGCAAACGCACACCACACTGGCAGGATCGCTGA